The genome window GAGCGTGTGCGCCTGGGCTTCAGTTTTCAGTCCAAGTATCTAGGCATGTCGCCATTTTCTTGTCCTAGTCTCTTCAGCATTCTTTCTTTTCTGGAGTACGAGCATGGTGTCTTCCATCCAGTGGGCGGATGCGGTGCGGTCACGCTGGCAATGGCTCGCATTGCGGAGAAGATGGGCGTGAAGATTCTGCTCAATACGGCGGTTGAGGAGATGCTCTTTGAAGGCCGTAAAGCGGTTGGTGTGCGAACGGAGCATGAGACTCTTCATGCAGATGCAGTGGTGGTGAACGCCGATTTTGCGCAGGCCATGCAGCGCATGATTCCGGATGGTTTGCGTCGTCGGTGGACGGACAAGCGTATTGCGAAGAAGCAGTTTTCTTGCTCTACATTCATGATGTACCTGGGCATCGAAGGCCGCTATGACGATGTTGCTCATCACACGATTTATCTTTCCGGGGACTATCAGCAGAACCTTCGAGACATTGAGCATGAGCATACGTTGACGACTAACGACGCAAGCTTCTATGTGCAGAACGCGTGTGTCACCGATTCAACGCTTGCGCCTGAGGGGATGAGCACGCTTTACGTGCTGTTTCCATGTACGCATGAGACGAGCAATGTGGACTGGGGTGTGCAGGAAGCGGGCTTTCGCAATCAGGCTCTGCGACAGTTAGAGAAGATCGGTATTACGGATGTAGAGCGGCGCATTCGCGTGGAGCGGCGGTTCACTCCGGCGACATGGAACTCGGAGTTTCATTTGCACCTTGGGGCCACTTTTAGCATGGCTCACAGCTTGAGGCAGATGCTGCATCTGCGTCCGCATAATCGCTTTGAGGATCTTGATGGTGTCTACCTGGTTGGCGGCGGTACACATCCTGGCAGCGGGTTGCCGGTTATCTTTGAGTCAGCGCGTATTACTTCGCGACTGTTATTGGAAGACATGCAGCTTGAGCCGGGATGGAATTCTTCAACGGCGCATGAGGGCGAGTTGCAGGGCAGTGTTGAAGGGAACGCGCTTTATGAGCCTGCTCACTAGTTCTACTTAACTTTAAGATCGCTTAAATTGAGGATCCTGGAGATTCCATAGCAGAGTGGAAATTGCGAGCGATACAATGCAGCAGGTGAAGCCATCCGTGAGAACCGGGTATCTGGAAGGCGTGGCGCTGGCCCAGAGGGCATGGGCTGAGACGCCGCTTAGCTTGCGTGCTGCCCTGATGGGCAGGCTGCGCAGGCGTATCGCATCCGGTGCGGTGGAACTTGCTGAGACGGTGCCGACAAATCTAGTCGGCGCGCTTAATCGAAGTGTTGCCGATACGCTGGTCTCCGAGGTGTTGCCGCTGGTTGAGGCTTGCCGCTTTCTGGAGTGCGAAGCCGCATGGATACTGGCTCCAAAGCGTCTGGGCAGGCGTGGACGTCCGTTGTGGCTTGCTGGTGTTGATGCCGAGGTAGAGCGTGCTCCGTGGGGAATTGTCCTGGTGCTGGCTGCGGCGAACTATCCGCTCTTTCTTGCCGGAGCACAAACGCTGCAGGCGCTGGTTGCGGGGAATGCTGTGTTGTGGAAGCCTGCGCCGGGTACGGAAACCGCGGCGTTTGCGCTGCGCACTTTGCTGATCGAGTGCGATATGAATCCGGAGCTGCTTACTTTGCTGGGCTCGAATATGGAGGCGGGAGCGGATGCGATTGCGGCTGGTGTAGATCATGTGGTGCTGACGGGTTCTGCGGAAACGGGCACGGCTGTGTTGCATCAACTTGCGGATACGCTGACTCCGGCGACGATGGAACTGTCGGGCTGTGATGCTGTTTTTGTGTTGCAGGGAGCGGAGATTGAGCGTGTGGTGCAGGCACTGGCGTTTGGCTTGCGCTTCAATGGATCTTTCACCTGCATGGCTCCGCGTCGTGTTTTTCTGGTGGGAATGGGCGAGACGGCAGTTGCAGATTTTGAGGCCCGGCTGGCTGGCGCGTTGATGGATGCTGCTCCGGTTCCGATCTCAATCAAAACATTTGCGTTGCTTCGGGAACTCATTGCCGATGCAAGGAAACAGGGCGCGGAGATACTACTGGATGGCATTCGCGGTGAGTCTGCGGCCTCTCATGCGGTGGGCGCTACGTTGATTGCGCGGGCTACGCCTGCGCTGCTCTCGATGCAGACGGATATCTTTGCGCCAATCCTGAGTGTGATGCGCGTGGCTGATATGGACGAAGCGTTTGCTGCGTGTGCTGCCTGCGCTTATGCTCTGACGGCTTCTGTTTTTGGACCGTTGCGTGAGGCGCGTGTGTTTGCCGGCAAGCTACGTGTGGGCAACGTGCTTATCAACGATATTGTTGCGCCTACTGCTGACCCACGCATTCCGTTTGGTGGGCGAGGGCGTAGCGGCTTCGGTGTTACGCGTGGCGCCGAAGGGCTGCTGGCAATGACTACTCCGCGCACAATTCAGACGCAGCGGAGTCATTCCATGCGCGCGTACCAGGCGACAGGCAGCGAACATATTCCGCTTTTTGCTGGTCTTACAGAGATGCTGCATGGCAGCAGTCTGCGTATGCGCTGGGCTGGTATGAAACGTATGCTGGCAGCCGCGAGAAAACTGAAATGATGCACGTGATTTACAGGAGAAACGAATGCGCATCGCAGTCATAGGATCGGGCCTCGGCGGATTGGCCGCTGCAGCAACACTGGCCGCACGAGGCTATCAGGTTGAGGTCTTCGAGAAGAATTCGTGGCTGGGCGGCAAGGCGGCGGTGCTCCAGGAAGAGGGCTTTCGCTTTGATATGGGACCGACGATCCTGATTCGTCCTTCGGTGTTGCGTCGTATCTTTTCGGAGGCGGATCGCAAGCTTGAAGACTATCTCGACATGGTGCGCCTCGATCCGCAGTGGCGGTGTTTTTTCGACGACGGATTGGTTCTGGATCTTGAAGACAATCTCAAGGCGATGGCTGCTTCGCTGGACAATATCAAGCTGGGCATGGGCGATGGCTTTTTGAATTTTCAGCAGTTATCGGAGCAGTTACACACGATCAGTAACAAGTTTTTTTTCTGGAGACCAGTTGGCTCCATGATGGACACGCTCGATCTGAAAGGTGCGTTTTCGATCGATGTGCTCAAGGACGTGATGCGCATGCGGCTTGGGCAGACAGTGGGCGGAACTATTCGTGAATTCATTCCGGATGCACGTGTGGCGCAGATGCTTGATCACTACACGCAGTATGTCGGTTCTTCGCCGGATGCGTCGCCTGCGATTCTATGCGCGATTGGCCACATGCAATCGGAAGAGGGTATCTGGTATCCGATGGGTGGTACGCGGGCGGTGCCTGAGGCACTGATCAAGTTAGGGCGCGAACTTGGCGTGAGTTACAACACGTCTGTTGAGGTCGAGAGGATACTTATCGAAGACGGCAAGGTTTCCGGGCTGGTGACGGCGGAGGATGAAAGACATAGCTTCGATGCCATCGTATCCAATGAAGACGCGGTTCGGACTTATCGCGAATTGCTTGGCGGGGATCATGCGAAGAAGTTCGATAAAGAGCGGGAGTATGAACCGGCCTGCTCTGGTGTGGTGCTTTACCTCGGTCTCAACAAGCGTTACGAGCATCTGGCGCATCATTGTTTTGTTTTCTCGCGCGATCCAGAGGAGGAGTTTCATCATATCTATGACCTGGGCAAGCTTGCGCCGGACCCCACCTGCTATCTTGCGTCGACGACTCGAACGGAGGCAGCTACGGCACCTGAGGGCGGTGACGCGCTGTACGTCCTTGTACACACGCCTTATCTGCGCCCTGAGCATAACTGGGAGGCGATGTTTCCTGAATACAGGCAAGTTATTCTCGACAAACTGAAACGAACTGCTGGCATGCCGGATATCGAGGAGCGTATTGTTTTTGAGCGAGCACTTACTCCTGTGGACATTCACAATCGGTACAAGGTGCTGAATGGCGCGATTTACGGTCTATCGAGTCATGGGCGCTGGAATGGCGCGTTCAAGCCATCCAATCGCCGTCGCGACCCGGAGGGACTCTTTCTTGCTGGAGGAGCTGCGCATCCTGGCCCTGGCATGCCGATGGTACTTATGTCGGGCTGGATCGCCGCAGATGCTTTAGATCAGCAGTATCGCGCTGGGCACGGTGCAGGGTATTGTGAAGAGGCGGTTGCGTCGAAGTAACGAGACGCGAGCGAACGGGATCTCAAGACGGACGTATGACACGAACCCAGGTGAATCCGGCGCACTTCGTTGAAGAGCTGAGAAAGCCATCCCAGCGTGCCATCGGCCTGTTTTCGATCTATCTGCGCTGGTACATGCGACGTCATTTTTATTGTGTGCGTGTGGCCAATGCGGGACGGATTCCGTCACAGGCTCAGCCGTTGATTTTGTTTGCCAACCACCCGTCCTGGTGGGATCCGCTGACGGTGATGCTGTTGGGGCAGATGCTGTTGCCGGGGCGTGAGCACTATGCGCCGATGGATGAAACCTCACTGAAGCATTACGGGATTTTTCGTCCGATGGGCTTCTTCGCGGTCGATGGCGCTACTGCGCGTGGTGCTGCGCAATTGCTGCGGGCGGGTCGCCAGATTCTCTCTCGTGCAGGATCGGTTTTGTGGATTACGCCGGAGGGGCAATTTCAGGATGTGCGCAAACGTCCGGTGATTTTCAAGCCCGGCCTGGGCGCGCTTATGACGCGAAGCGGAAGACTGACCTGCGTTCCGATTGCGATTGAGTATGTTTTCTGGAATGAGCGCCTTCCGGAGATCGTGGTGAACATTGGCGAGCCGCTGGAGATTGCAGATGGAGGAATGGAAGACGCGCGCACGTGGACGAACCTGCTGTCCTATGCCATGTCGGCAACGCTGGATGAGCTGACTATGCTGGCTGTGGAGCGCGATCCGGATGCTTTTGAGGTTATGCTTTCGGGGTCGGCGGGAATTGGCGGTATCTATGAGCTTTGGAAGCGGTTTACCTGCGCAGTCACGGGCCGTCCCTATCATCACGATCATGGGAGCCTCCGCAAACGATGAAGCAGCCAGCCTCTGATCCGCTTGTATGGGCAGCTTTTGTTTGCGTGATCTTTGCGTTGCTTCCGGCGGTGATGTTCGCAATCAACTTTCTATTTTTCAGACGGCCTGGGCGGCCATGGAATCGACGACTGCTGCCGTCTGTGTCGGTGCTGATTCCGGCGCGCAATGAGGAGCTGTCGATTGCTACCGCGATGCAGTCTGTGCTGGCTTCGCGTGGAGTTGAGCTGGAGCTGATTGTGTTGGATGACGGCTCAACGGATCGCACGGCGGAGATTGTTCGAGTTGCTGCGGCTTCGGATTCGCGTGTTCGATTGTTCGCTGCGCCTCCGCTGCCTGACGGCTGGAATGGCAAACAGTATGCGTGCTGGGTACTGGCTTCGAAGGCGCGCTATGAGGTCTTCTGCTTTCTGGATGCGGATGTTCGGCTTGGTTCAGAGGCGCTTTACCGGATGCTTGGGGAGATTCATTATCTGCCGAAGATAGGTCCGGTAAAAAAGCCCGAAACGCTTCGGAAAGAAGTACGCGAAAAGGCACTGGTCAGCGGCTTTCCGCGCCAGGAGACGGTTACTTTTTTTGAGTGGTTGTTGCTGCCGCTGATCCATTTTGTTCTGCTGGGTTTTTTGCCGCTGCCGGGCGAGCGGTGGACCAATATGCCTGCTTTCGCGGTTGGTTGTGGGCAATTTCTGATGGTGCGGCGCGAGCCGTATTTTGCCACGGGAGGCCACTCGGCTATATCCACTACGATGCATGACGGGCTGTTGTTGCCGAGGCTTTTTCGCAGTCGAGGTTTTCAGACCGGCGTCTACGATTTGAGCAAAGATGCTGCCTGCCGCATGTACACAGGCGCGGACGCAGTGTGGAGCGGGCTTTCGAAGAACGCAACGGAGGGCATGGCTTCTCTGCTGCGGCTGCCGATCTTTACGGTCCTGCTTTTTCTGGGTCAGATTTTGCCGCTGCCTTTGCTTGTCTGGACATATCTGACGAACGATCTCGCGGCGGAGGGTCTTGCGTGGATAGCGTTGATTCTTAGTTATGCTCTTCGAATCGCCCTGGCTGCGCGTTATCGGCAAAGCTGGAGCGGGGTTGCCGTCCACCCGCTGGGAGTGCTGGTGCTGCTTGCGTTGCAGTGGTCTGCGTTAGGGCGCAAATTGCGAGGCCGTCCTGCTACATGGAAGCAGCGCGAGTACCGGATGGAATAAGGATTGCTGCGGTATTCGTTGCTACGGTATGTGGTCTATAAGGAACGGAGGCTGTGATCCTGCTGTACCTTTCGTTCGTCCAAAAGAAAAGCTGGGCGTCCAGAAGAAGAGACGGGCAATTTTGTCCTTGAGGTGAGTGGAGTTTGGGCGAGTGTATGCGCATGATTGGTGCGGCTGTAGTTGCGCTGGCGATTTGGTTTGGGACGGTTCCTGCGTTGGCCAGTGCTACTCCTGCTCGGAATGAGGCGCAGGCGCGGCAGCAATATTCGGAACGGCTGGGTGTTGCGCGGGATGCTTATTTCAAGGTGATCACGAACAACGATCGCGATGCGGATCGGCGGGCACATGCGGCGCTTGCCGAGTTTGAGAGAGAGTATCCAGGCGATCCTATTGGCAAGGCTTATCACGGCAGTTTGCAGTTGCTGGATGCGGCTCACGACTGGGCTATCTGGAATTTGCATAAGGAAGCCGCTGAGGGGCTCAGCAGGTTGGACGAGGCGGTTACACAGGCTCCTGACGAGCCTGAGGTGCGGTTCATTCGGGCGGCTACGAGCTGGCATCTGCCTAGCTTTTACCACCGAAAGGCGCAGTACGAATCGGACTTTGCTTTGCTTGCTCCGCATGCTGAAGAAGATGCTCGCGATGGCAGAATACCTCCTGCGCTGGCTGCTGCCGCGCTCAATTACTGGGGGCAGATCCTTGTCGGCCGCAAGGACAATGCGAGCGCGAGAGCTGCATTTGCGACAGCGATTCGAATTGCGCCGCAGAGCCCGGGCGCTGTGGATGCGGGGTTGAGGTTGCGCCAGCTTCGGTAACGGGATGAAAAATCTACCTACCTGACTGGAGATTTCTTCCGTTCCTCATATCGGGCTGGGCTGGACCAGGTTGGCTGCGTTTGCGGCCGGCTACGGGATTATCAATAAAATCAATAACTTACTG of Acidicapsa ligni contains these proteins:
- a CDS encoding glycosyltransferase, which codes for MKQPASDPLVWAAFVCVIFALLPAVMFAINFLFFRRPGRPWNRRLLPSVSVLIPARNEELSIATAMQSVLASRGVELELIVLDDGSTDRTAEIVRVAAASDSRVRLFAAPPLPDGWNGKQYACWVLASKARYEVFCFLDADVRLGSEALYRMLGEIHYLPKIGPVKKPETLRKEVREKALVSGFPRQETVTFFEWLLLPLIHFVLLGFLPLPGERWTNMPAFAVGCGQFLMVRREPYFATGGHSAISTTMHDGLLLPRLFRSRGFQTGVYDLSKDAACRMYTGADAVWSGLSKNATEGMASLLRLPIFTVLLFLGQILPLPLLVWTYLTNDLAAEGLAWIALILSYALRIALAARYRQSWSGVAVHPLGVLVLLALQWSALGRKLRGRPATWKQREYRME
- a CDS encoding lysophospholipid acyltransferase family protein; translation: MTRTQVNPAHFVEELRKPSQRAIGLFSIYLRWYMRRHFYCVRVANAGRIPSQAQPLILFANHPSWWDPLTVMLLGQMLLPGREHYAPMDETSLKHYGIFRPMGFFAVDGATARGAAQLLRAGRQILSRAGSVLWITPEGQFQDVRKRPVIFKPGLGALMTRSGRLTCVPIAIEYVFWNERLPEIVVNIGEPLEIADGGMEDARTWTNLLSYAMSATLDELTMLAVERDPDAFEVMLSGSAGIGGIYELWKRFTCAVTGRPYHHDHGSLRKR
- a CDS encoding aldehyde dehydrogenase family protein yields the protein MEIASDTMQQVKPSVRTGYLEGVALAQRAWAETPLSLRAALMGRLRRRIASGAVELAETVPTNLVGALNRSVADTLVSEVLPLVEACRFLECEAAWILAPKRLGRRGRPLWLAGVDAEVERAPWGIVLVLAAANYPLFLAGAQTLQALVAGNAVLWKPAPGTETAAFALRTLLIECDMNPELLTLLGSNMEAGADAIAAGVDHVVLTGSAETGTAVLHQLADTLTPATMELSGCDAVFVLQGAEIERVVQALAFGLRFNGSFTCMAPRRVFLVGMGETAVADFEARLAGALMDAAPVPISIKTFALLRELIADARKQGAEILLDGIRGESAASHAVGATLIARATPALLSMQTDIFAPILSVMRVADMDEAFAACAACAYALTASVFGPLREARVFAGKLRVGNVLINDIVAPTADPRIPFGGRGRSGFGVTRGAEGLLAMTTPRTIQTQRSHSMRAYQATGSEHIPLFAGLTEMLHGSSLRMRWAGMKRMLAAARKLK
- a CDS encoding phytoene desaturase family protein, with the translated sequence MRIAVIGSGLGGLAAAATLAARGYQVEVFEKNSWLGGKAAVLQEEGFRFDMGPTILIRPSVLRRIFSEADRKLEDYLDMVRLDPQWRCFFDDGLVLDLEDNLKAMAASLDNIKLGMGDGFLNFQQLSEQLHTISNKFFFWRPVGSMMDTLDLKGAFSIDVLKDVMRMRLGQTVGGTIREFIPDARVAQMLDHYTQYVGSSPDASPAILCAIGHMQSEEGIWYPMGGTRAVPEALIKLGRELGVSYNTSVEVERILIEDGKVSGLVTAEDERHSFDAIVSNEDAVRTYRELLGGDHAKKFDKEREYEPACSGVVLYLGLNKRYEHLAHHCFVFSRDPEEEFHHIYDLGKLAPDPTCYLASTTRTEAATAPEGGDALYVLVHTPYLRPEHNWEAMFPEYRQVILDKLKRTAGMPDIEERIVFERALTPVDIHNRYKVLNGAIYGLSSHGRWNGAFKPSNRRRDPEGLFLAGGAAHPGPGMPMVLMSGWIAADALDQQYRAGHGAGYCEEAVASK
- the crtI gene encoding phytoene desaturase family protein, with the protein product MKISATSKKSDRVIIIGAGPGGLATAMLLAKAGLEVTVVEKRGTVGGRTSTIEQDGFRFDTGPTFFLYPQVLREIFAATGHCLEKEVPMYRLDPQYRLVFGGGGKIDATPDVEKMKAEIATISPSDASRLENYFRDNREKLQRFAPILQSPFESWRDLVRPEMLRMLPLVRPWRSLDSDLRKYFKDERVRLGFSFQSKYLGMSPFSCPSLFSILSFLEYEHGVFHPVGGCGAVTLAMARIAEKMGVKILLNTAVEEMLFEGRKAVGVRTEHETLHADAVVVNADFAQAMQRMIPDGLRRRWTDKRIAKKQFSCSTFMMYLGIEGRYDDVAHHTIYLSGDYQQNLRDIEHEHTLTTNDASFYVQNACVTDSTLAPEGMSTLYVLFPCTHETSNVDWGVQEAGFRNQALRQLEKIGITDVERRIRVERRFTPATWNSEFHLHLGATFSMAHSLRQMLHLRPHNRFEDLDGVYLVGGGTHPGSGLPVIFESARITSRLLLEDMQLEPGWNSSTAHEGELQGSVEGNALYEPAH